The Streptomyces cynarae genome contains a region encoding:
- a CDS encoding MIP/aquaporin family protein has translation MSSSDIFIGETIGTALLILLGGGVCAAVTLKFSKARNAGWLAITFGWGFAVLTAVYTSAPLSGAHLNPAVTLALAIKTGDWSNLPIYWAGQLLGAMIGATLVWVAYAGQFQAHLTDKEIVGGPGAQATTAKAVEAQEKGAGPVLGIFSTGPEIRHTVQNLATEIIGTIVLVLAVLTQGLNDKGNGLGTLGALITSLVVVSIGLSLGGPTGYAINPARDLGPRIVHALLPLPNKGGSDWRYAWIPVVGPLVGAAIAAGIYNVAFA, from the coding sequence GTGTCCAGCTCCGACATCTTCATCGGCGAGACCATAGGTACCGCCCTGCTCATCCTCCTCGGCGGCGGAGTGTGCGCCGCCGTGACACTGAAGTTCTCCAAGGCCCGTAACGCCGGGTGGCTCGCCATCACGTTCGGGTGGGGTTTCGCCGTTCTGACGGCGGTCTACACCTCGGCACCGCTCTCCGGTGCCCACCTCAACCCGGCCGTGACCCTCGCACTCGCCATCAAGACCGGCGACTGGAGCAACCTCCCGATCTACTGGGCGGGACAGCTGCTCGGTGCGATGATCGGTGCGACCCTGGTGTGGGTCGCCTACGCCGGCCAGTTCCAGGCCCACCTCACCGACAAGGAGATCGTGGGCGGACCGGGCGCACAGGCCACCACCGCCAAGGCGGTCGAGGCCCAGGAAAAGGGCGCCGGCCCCGTGCTCGGCATCTTCTCCACCGGCCCGGAGATCCGGCACACGGTGCAGAACCTCGCCACGGAGATCATCGGCACGATCGTGCTGGTGCTCGCGGTCCTCACGCAGGGCCTCAACGACAAGGGCAACGGTCTGGGCACCCTGGGCGCCCTGATCACCTCGCTGGTCGTGGTCTCGATCGGCCTCTCCCTGGGCGGACCGACGGGCTACGCGATCAACCCGGCCCGTGACCTCGGTCCGCGTATCGTGCACGCCCTCCTCCCCCTGCCCAACAAGGGCGGCTCGGACTGGCGCTACGCCTGGATCCCGGTCGTCGGCCCGCTGGTCGGCGCGGCGATCGCCGCAGGCATCTACAACGTCGCTTTTGCTTGA
- a CDS encoding IclR family transcriptional regulator, protein MARNIQSLERAAAMLRLLAGGERRLGLSDIASSLGLAKGTAHGILRTLQQEGFVEQDTASGRYQLGAELLRLGTTYLDVHELRARALVWTDDLARSSGESVYLGVLHQQGVLIVHHVFRPDDSRQVLEIGAMQPLHSTALGKVLSAYDPVAHSEALEADRKPFTDRTVCDPDDFEHVLDLTRARGYAADVEETWTGVASVAAPIHDRRRMPVGAVGITGAVERVCRDGELHPELIAAVRDCARAVSRDLGAGRF, encoded by the coding sequence ATGGCACGGAACATCCAGTCGCTCGAACGGGCGGCCGCGATGCTGCGGCTGCTCGCGGGCGGCGAGCGACGGCTCGGCCTGTCGGACATCGCCTCGTCGCTGGGCCTCGCCAAGGGCACGGCCCACGGCATACTCCGCACGCTCCAGCAGGAGGGGTTCGTCGAGCAGGACACGGCCTCCGGCCGCTACCAGCTCGGGGCGGAGCTGCTGCGCCTGGGGACCACCTACCTGGACGTGCACGAGCTGCGGGCGCGCGCCCTGGTGTGGACGGACGACCTGGCCCGCTCCAGCGGGGAGAGCGTCTACCTCGGGGTCCTGCACCAGCAGGGCGTCCTGATCGTGCACCACGTCTTCCGGCCCGACGACAGCCGGCAGGTCCTGGAGATCGGGGCCATGCAGCCGCTGCACTCCACGGCCCTGGGCAAGGTGCTGTCGGCGTACGACCCGGTCGCGCACAGCGAGGCGCTGGAGGCCGACCGCAAGCCGTTCACCGACCGGACCGTGTGCGACCCGGACGACTTCGAGCACGTCCTCGACCTCACCAGGGCGCGCGGGTACGCGGCCGACGTGGAGGAGACGTGGACCGGGGTGGCCTCGGTCGCCGCACCCATCCACGACCGGCGGCGGATGCCGGTGGGCGCCGTGGGCATCACCGGCGCCGTGGAGCGCGTGTGCCGGGACGGGGAACTGCACCCTGAGCTGATCGCGGCGGTGCGTGACTGCGCCCGCGCGGTGTCGCGGGACCTGGGCGCCGGACGCTTCTGA
- the glpK gene encoding glycerol kinase GlpK, with amino-acid sequence MTDAHTAGPFIAAIDQGTTSSRCIIFDRDGRIVSVDQKEHEQIFPKPGWVEHNATEIWTNVQDVVAGAVEKAGITRDDIKAIGITNQRETTVLWDRNTGEPVHNAIVWQDTRTDALCKELGRNVGQDRFRRETGLPLASYFAGPKARWLLDNVEGLRERAEAGDILFGTMDTWVIWNLTGGVDGGRHVTDVTNASRTLLMNLHTMQWDDKIAESIGVPLAMLPEIRSSAEVYGEITGGRLGELLGGIPVASALGDQQAALFGQTCFSEGETKSTYGTGTFMVMNTGDKIINSYSGLLTTVGYQIGDDKPVYALEGSIAVTGSLVQWMRDQMGLIKTAAEIETLALSVEDNGGAYFVPAFSGLFAPYWRSDARGVIAGLTRYVTKAHLARAVLEATAWQTREIADAMTKDSGVELATLKVDGGMTSNNLLMQTLSDVLDAPVVRPMVAETTCLGAAYAAGLAVGFWTSTDDLRANWRRAAEWTPHMDAETRDREYKNWLKAVERTMGWIEHEE; translated from the coding sequence GTGACCGACGCACACACCGCCGGCCCGTTCATCGCCGCCATCGACCAGGGCACGACCTCTTCGCGCTGCATCATCTTCGACCGGGACGGCCGGATCGTCTCCGTCGACCAGAAGGAGCACGAGCAGATCTTCCCGAAGCCGGGCTGGGTGGAGCACAACGCCACCGAGATCTGGACGAACGTCCAGGACGTCGTGGCCGGAGCCGTCGAGAAGGCCGGCATCACCAGAGACGACATCAAGGCCATCGGCATCACCAACCAGCGCGAGACCACCGTGCTGTGGGACAGGAACACCGGTGAGCCCGTCCACAACGCCATCGTCTGGCAGGACACCCGCACCGACGCCCTCTGCAAGGAGCTCGGCCGCAACGTCGGCCAGGACCGCTTCCGCCGCGAGACCGGCCTGCCGCTGGCCTCGTACTTCGCGGGTCCCAAGGCCCGCTGGCTGCTCGACAACGTCGAGGGCCTGCGCGAGCGCGCCGAGGCGGGCGACATCCTGTTCGGCACCATGGACACCTGGGTCATCTGGAACCTGACCGGTGGTGTCGACGGCGGCCGGCACGTCACCGACGTGACCAACGCCTCCCGCACCCTGCTGATGAACCTGCACACCATGCAGTGGGACGACAAGATCGCCGAGTCCATCGGCGTCCCGCTCGCGATGCTGCCCGAGATCCGGTCCTCCGCCGAGGTCTACGGCGAGATCACCGGCGGACGCCTCGGCGAGCTGCTCGGCGGCATCCCGGTCGCCTCCGCGCTCGGCGACCAGCAGGCGGCCCTGTTCGGCCAGACCTGCTTCTCCGAGGGTGAGACCAAGTCCACCTACGGCACCGGCACCTTCATGGTGATGAACACCGGTGACAAGATCATCAACTCCTACTCGGGCCTGCTGACCACGGTCGGCTACCAGATCGGCGACGACAAGCCGGTCTACGCCCTGGAGGGTTCCATCGCGGTCACCGGCTCCCTGGTGCAGTGGATGCGGGACCAGATGGGCCTGATCAAGACCGCCGCCGAGATCGAGACCCTCGCGCTCTCGGTCGAGGACAACGGCGGCGCCTACTTCGTGCCGGCCTTCTCCGGTCTGTTCGCCCCGTACTGGCGCTCCGACGCCCGCGGTGTGATCGCCGGTCTGACCCGGTACGTCACCAAGGCGCACCTCGCGCGCGCCGTCCTGGAGGCCACCGCCTGGCAGACGCGGGAGATCGCCGACGCCATGACCAAGGACTCGGGTGTCGAGCTGGCGACCCTCAAGGTCGACGGCGGCATGACCTCCAACAACCTGCTGATGCAGACGCTCTCGGACGTCCTGGACGCGCCGGTGGTGCGCCCGATGGTCGCCGAGACCACCTGCCTCGGCGCCGCCTACGCCGCCGGCCTGGCCGTCGGCTTCTGGACCAGCACCGACGACCTGCGCGCCAACTGGCGGCGGGCCGCCGAGTGGACGCCCCACATGGACGCGGAGACCCGCGACCGTGAGTACAAGAACTGGCTCAAGGCCGTCGAGCGGACCATGGGCTGGATCGAGCACGAGGAGTAA
- a CDS encoding HAD family hydrolase, whose protein sequence is MTTTVPALGTRTAEGSALQAVLLDMDGTLVDTEGFWWDVEVEVFAGLGHTLDDSWRHVVVGGPMTRSAGFLIEATGADITLDELTVLLNDGFEDRIDRRLPLMPGAARLLAELAAHDIPTALVSASHRRIIDRILASVGPQYFALTVAGDEVERTKPFPDPYLRAAAGLSADPTRCAVIEDTVTGVTAAEAAGCRVVAVPSIAPIEPAARRTVVTSLEEVDLPFLQRLMTHV, encoded by the coding sequence ATGACCACCACGGTTCCCGCACTCGGAACCCGTACGGCCGAAGGCTCCGCCCTGCAGGCCGTGCTCCTCGACATGGACGGCACCCTCGTGGACACCGAGGGATTCTGGTGGGACGTCGAAGTCGAGGTCTTCGCCGGCCTCGGCCACACGCTCGACGACTCCTGGCGCCATGTCGTGGTCGGCGGTCCCATGACGCGCAGCGCGGGATTCCTGATCGAGGCCACCGGCGCGGACATCACCCTCGACGAACTCACCGTCCTGCTCAACGACGGGTTCGAGGACCGTATCGACCGCAGACTGCCCCTGATGCCGGGCGCCGCACGACTGCTGGCCGAACTCGCGGCGCACGACATCCCCACCGCCCTGGTCTCCGCCTCCCACCGGCGCATCATCGACCGCATCCTGGCCTCCGTCGGCCCGCAGTACTTCGCCCTGACCGTCGCCGGCGACGAGGTCGAGCGCACCAAGCCGTTCCCCGACCCGTATCTGCGGGCCGCCGCCGGCCTCAGCGCCGACCCCACGCGGTGCGCGGTCATCGAGGACACCGTGACCGGAGTCACGGCCGCCGAGGCCGCGGGCTGCCGCGTGGTGGCCGTGCCCTCGATCGCCCCCATCGAACCGGCCGCCCGCCGCACCGTCGTCACCTCGCTCGAAGAGGTCGACCTGCCATTTCTGCAGCGTTTGATGACGCACGTTTGA
- a CDS encoding ABC transporter substrate-binding protein, translated as MNRKTLVLPAVAGLLTPVLAACGGSSSGGKSGDAIVVGTTDRFITSSDAPAPVDPAYAYDVGSWNILRQTVQTLMVQPRGDGEPQPEAAESCGFTDTGNERYACKLRKDLKFANGDQVTAADVKYSIDRARAIKADSGVFALLSTIDTVETQGDNEVIFHLKTADATFPFKLSTPVAGIVNPKDYEKNKLRDGFDIDGSGPYTMQAEVKKNELVKATFTKNPNYRGQLTPKNDKVVLESFPDADAMGSALDKGDIDVMTRTMDPDQIRKLQNDSHGNVNLVEMPGLEIRYLAFNTDAPTVKSKAVRQAMAQVINRGELVSKVYGTEAEPLFSLVPATITGHSNSFFNKYGNPSVGKARTILSKAGITDPVKLTLHYTTDHYGPATAKEFEVLKEQLNASGLFDVTIQGTPWEKFRPAEKKGEYDVYGMGWFPDFPDADNYLAPFLDKDNTLGSPYANPEIINTLIPQSRREADRLTASKSLADIQDIVADDVPMLPLWQGKQYVATRDDITGSEYAMNSSSTLQLWELGRGVGS; from the coding sequence ATGAACCGCAAGACTTTGGTGCTGCCGGCCGTCGCCGGTCTGCTCACCCCCGTCCTCGCTGCCTGTGGCGGGTCCAGCAGCGGGGGCAAGAGCGGTGACGCCATCGTCGTCGGCACCACCGACCGGTTCATCACCTCCAGTGACGCCCCCGCGCCCGTCGACCCGGCGTACGCCTATGACGTCGGCTCCTGGAACATCCTGCGGCAGACCGTGCAGACGCTGATGGTGCAGCCCCGCGGCGACGGCGAGCCGCAGCCCGAAGCGGCCGAGAGCTGCGGCTTCACCGACACGGGCAACGAGCGCTACGCCTGCAAGCTGCGCAAGGACCTGAAGTTCGCCAACGGCGACCAGGTGACCGCGGCCGACGTGAAGTACTCCATCGACCGTGCCCGCGCCATCAAGGCCGACAGCGGCGTCTTCGCCCTGCTGTCGACCATCGACACGGTCGAGACGCAGGGTGACAACGAAGTCATCTTCCACCTCAAGACCGCGGACGCCACTTTCCCGTTCAAGCTGTCGACGCCGGTCGCCGGCATCGTCAACCCCAAGGACTACGAGAAGAACAAGCTTCGCGACGGCTTCGACATCGACGGCTCCGGGCCGTACACGATGCAGGCCGAGGTCAAGAAGAACGAACTGGTCAAGGCCACCTTCACCAAGAACCCCAACTACAGGGGCCAGCTGACGCCGAAGAACGACAAGGTCGTCCTCGAGTCGTTCCCCGACGCCGACGCGATGGGCTCCGCCCTCGACAAGGGCGACATCGACGTCATGACCCGCACGATGGACCCGGACCAGATCCGCAAGCTCCAGAACGACAGCCACGGCAACGTCAACCTCGTGGAGATGCCGGGCCTCGAGATCCGCTACCTGGCCTTCAACACCGACGCCCCCACGGTGAAGAGCAAGGCCGTCCGCCAGGCCATGGCGCAGGTCATCAACCGCGGCGAGCTGGTCTCCAAGGTGTACGGCACCGAGGCCGAGCCCCTGTTCTCGCTGGTCCCCGCCACCATCACCGGCCACTCCAACTCGTTCTTCAACAAGTACGGCAACCCCAGCGTGGGCAAGGCCCGCACCATACTCTCCAAGGCGGGCATCACCGACCCGGTGAAGCTGACGCTGCACTACACGACCGACCACTACGGTCCGGCCACCGCCAAGGAGTTCGAGGTGCTCAAGGAGCAGCTCAACGCCAGCGGCCTGTTCGACGTCACCATCCAGGGCACCCCCTGGGAGAAGTTCCGCCCGGCCGAGAAGAAGGGCGAGTACGACGTCTACGGCATGGGCTGGTTCCCGGACTTCCCGGACGCCGACAACTACCTCGCGCCGTTCCTCGACAAGGACAACACCCTCGGATCCCCGTACGCCAACCCCGAGATCATCAACACGCTGATCCCCCAGTCCCGCCGTGAGGCCGACCGCCTCACCGCGTCGAAGAGCCTCGCAGACATCCAGGACATCGTCGCCGACGACGTGCCGATGCTTCCGCTGTGGCAGGGCAAGCAGTACGTCGCCACCCGCGACGACATCACCGGCAGCGAGTACGCGATGAACTCCTCCTCCACGCTGCAGTTGTGGGAGCTCGGCCGCGGCGTCGGCAGCTGA
- the metH gene encoding methionine synthase, protein MASLPNPSLPSSSTDSRTRTEALREALATRVVVADGAMGTMLQAQDPTLEDFQGLEGCNEILNVTRPDIVRTVHAAYFDAGVDCVETNTFGANLTALGEYDIADRVAELSEAGARIARETADEFTARDGRQRWVLGSVGPGTKLPTLGHTTFTGIRDAYQANAEGLLAGGADALLVETTQDLLQTKASVIAARRAMETAGYEVPLIVSVTVETTGTMLLGSEIGAALTALEPLGIDMIGLNCATGPAEMSEHLRYLARHSRIPLSCMPNAGLPELTKDGAHYPLTAPQLADAQETFVTEYGLSLVGGCCGTTPEHLRRVVERVRGLTPPERQPQPEPGAASLYQSVPFRQDTSYLAIGERTNANGSKKFREAMLEGRWDDCVEMAREQIREGAHMLDLCVDYVGRDGVADMEELAGRFATASTLPIVLDSTEVDVLRAGLEKLGGRAVINSVNYEDGDGPESRFVKVTRLAREHGAALIALTIDEEGQARTAEKKVEIAERLIADLTGNWGIREEDILIDCLTFTICTGQEESRRDGVATIEAIRELKRRHPDVQTTLGLSNISFGLNPAARILLNSVFLDECVKAGLDSAIVHASKILPIARFSEEEVTTALDLIHDRRGEGYDPLQKLMALFEGATAKSLKAGKAEELAALPLQERLKRRIIDGERNGLEADLDEALQERPALAIVNETLLDGMKVVGELFGSGQMQLPFVLQSAEVMKSAVAYLEPHMEKTDEAGKGTIVLATVRGDVHDIGKNLVDIILSNNGYNVVNLGIKQPVSAILEAAEEHRADVIGMSGLLVKSTVIMKENLEELNQRGLAATYPVILGGAALTRAYVEQDLHELYGGEVRYARDAFEGLRLMDALIGVKRGVPGAKLPELRQRRVRAAAVEIEERPEEGHVRSDVATDNRVPAPPFWGTRIVKGIPLKEYASWLDEGALFKGQWGLKQARTGEGPTYEELVETEGRPRLRGLLDRLQTENLLEAAVVYGYFPCVSKDDDLIILDEEGNERTRFTFPRQRRGRRLCLADFFRPEESGERDVVGFQVVTVGSRIGEETARLFESNSYRDYLELHGLSVQLAEALAEYWHARVRAELGFGGEDPTDMEDMFALKYRGARFSLGYGACPDLEDRAKIAQLLEPERIGVHLSEEFQLHPEQSTDAIVIHHPEAKYFNAR, encoded by the coding sequence ATGGCCTCGTTGCCGAACCCGTCCCTTCCGTCCTCCTCCACCGACAGCCGGACCCGAACCGAAGCCCTCCGGGAAGCCCTCGCCACCCGTGTGGTGGTGGCCGACGGCGCCATGGGCACGATGCTCCAGGCACAGGACCCGACGCTGGAGGACTTCCAGGGCCTCGAGGGCTGCAACGAGATCCTCAACGTCACCCGTCCGGACATCGTCCGCACGGTGCACGCCGCCTACTTCGACGCGGGCGTCGACTGCGTCGAGACCAACACCTTCGGCGCCAACCTCACCGCTCTGGGCGAGTACGACATCGCCGACCGGGTCGCCGAGCTGTCCGAGGCCGGCGCCCGCATCGCCCGCGAGACGGCCGACGAGTTCACCGCGCGCGACGGGCGCCAGCGCTGGGTGCTGGGCTCCGTCGGCCCCGGCACCAAGCTGCCCACCCTCGGCCACACGACCTTCACCGGCATCCGCGACGCCTACCAGGCCAACGCCGAGGGCCTGCTCGCGGGCGGCGCGGACGCCCTGCTGGTGGAGACCACCCAGGACCTGCTGCAGACCAAGGCCTCCGTCATCGCCGCCCGCCGTGCGATGGAGACGGCCGGCTACGAGGTCCCGCTGATCGTGTCGGTCACCGTCGAGACCACCGGCACCATGCTGCTGGGCTCGGAGATCGGCGCCGCGCTGACCGCGCTGGAGCCGCTCGGCATCGACATGATCGGGCTGAACTGCGCCACCGGCCCGGCCGAGATGAGCGAGCACCTGCGCTACCTCGCCCGCCACTCCCGCATCCCGCTGTCGTGCATGCCGAACGCCGGCCTGCCCGAGCTGACCAAGGACGGCGCGCACTACCCGCTGACCGCCCCCCAGCTGGCCGACGCCCAGGAGACGTTCGTCACCGAGTACGGACTGTCCCTGGTCGGTGGCTGCTGCGGTACGACGCCGGAGCACCTGCGCCGGGTGGTCGAGCGGGTCCGTGGCCTGACGCCGCCCGAGCGGCAGCCGCAGCCCGAGCCGGGTGCGGCGTCGCTGTACCAGTCGGTGCCGTTCCGCCAGGACACCTCCTACCTGGCGATCGGCGAGCGCACGAACGCCAACGGGTCGAAGAAGTTCCGGGAGGCCATGCTGGAGGGCCGCTGGGACGACTGTGTGGAGATGGCCCGGGAGCAGATCCGTGAGGGCGCCCACATGCTCGACCTGTGCGTCGACTACGTGGGCCGCGACGGAGTCGCCGACATGGAGGAGCTGGCCGGCCGTTTCGCCACCGCCTCCACGCTGCCGATCGTGCTGGACTCCACCGAGGTCGACGTCCTGCGGGCCGGGCTGGAGAAGCTCGGCGGCCGTGCGGTGATCAACTCGGTGAACTACGAGGACGGCGACGGCCCCGAGTCCCGTTTCGTGAAGGTCACCCGGCTCGCCAGGGAGCACGGGGCGGCGCTGATCGCGCTGACCATCGACGAGGAGGGCCAGGCCCGCACCGCCGAGAAGAAGGTGGAGATCGCCGAGCGGCTGATCGCCGACCTGACGGGGAACTGGGGCATCCGCGAGGAGGACATCCTCATCGACTGCCTGACGTTCACCATCTGCACCGGTCAGGAGGAGTCCCGCAGGGACGGCGTCGCGACGATCGAGGCGATCCGGGAGCTCAAGCGCCGTCATCCGGACGTCCAGACCACGCTGGGGTTGTCGAACATCTCCTTCGGTCTCAACCCGGCCGCCCGTATCCTGCTCAACTCCGTCTTCCTCGACGAGTGCGTGAAGGCCGGTCTGGACTCGGCGATCGTGCACGCCTCGAAGATCCTGCCGATCGCCCGGTTCAGTGAGGAAGAGGTGACCACGGCGCTGGACCTGATCCACGACCGCCGGGGTGAGGGCTATGACCCGTTGCAGAAGCTGATGGCGCTGTTCGAGGGCGCCACCGCGAAGTCGTTGAAGGCGGGCAAGGCCGAGGAACTGGCCGCGCTGCCGCTTCAGGAGCGCCTGAAGCGGCGGATCATCGACGGCGAGCGCAACGGCCTGGAAGCCGACCTCGACGAGGCCCTCCAGGAGCGCCCGGCCCTCGCCATCGTCAACGAGACCCTGCTGGACGGCATGAAGGTCGTCGGCGAGCTGTTCGGCTCCGGCCAGATGCAGTTGCCGTTCGTGCTGCAGTCCGCGGAGGTGATGAAGTCCGCGGTCGCCTACCTCGAGCCGCACATGGAGAAGACCGACGAGGCCGGCAAGGGCACCATCGTGCTGGCCACCGTGCGCGGCGACGTGCACGACATCGGCAAGAACCTCGTCGACATCATCCTGTCCAACAACGGCTACAACGTCGTCAACCTCGGCATCAAGCAGCCCGTCTCCGCGATCCTGGAGGCCGCCGAGGAGCACAGGGCCGACGTCATCGGCATGTCCGGTCTCCTGGTCAAGTCCACGGTGATCATGAAGGAGAACCTGGAGGAGCTCAACCAGCGAGGTCTGGCCGCCACCTACCCGGTCATCCTCGGCGGCGCCGCCCTCACCCGGGCCTATGTCGAACAGGATCTGCACGAGCTGTACGGGGGCGAGGTCCGCTACGCCCGTGACGCGTTCGAGGGCCTGCGGCTGATGGACGCCCTGATCGGGGTCAAGCGGGGCGTGCCCGGGGCGAAGCTGCCGGAGCTGCGGCAGCGGCGGGTGCGCGCGGCCGCCGTGGAGATCGAGGAGCGGCCCGAGGAAGGGCACGTCCGCTCCGACGTCGCCACCGACAACCGTGTGCCCGCCCCGCCGTTCTGGGGCACCCGCATCGTCAAGGGCATCCCGCTCAAGGAGTACGCGAGCTGGCTGGACGAGGGCGCGCTGTTCAAGGGCCAGTGGGGGCTGAAGCAGGCCCGCACCGGCGAGGGGCCGACGTACGAGGAGCTGGTCGAGACCGAGGGCCGGCCCCGGCTGCGCGGCCTGCTGGACCGGCTGCAGACCGAGAACCTCCTCGAAGCGGCCGTCGTCTACGGCTACTTCCCCTGCGTGTCCAAGGACGACGACCTGATCATCCTGGACGAGGAGGGCAACGAGCGCACCCGGTTCACCTTCCCGCGCCAGCGCCGCGGCCGCCGGCTGTGCCTGGCCGACTTCTTCCGTCCGGAGGAGTCGGGGGAGAGGGATGTGGTCGGCTTCCAGGTCGTCACCGTCGGCTCCAGGATCGGCGAGGAGACCGCGCGGCTGTTCGAGTCGAACTCCTACCGTGACTATCTCGAACTGCACGGCCTGTCCGTGCAGTTGGCGGAGGCGCTCGCCGAGTACTGGCACGCACGCGTGCGCGCCGAGCTCGGCTTCGGGGGCGAGGACCCCACCGACATGGAAGACATGTTCGCCCTGAAGTACCGCGGCGCCCGCTTCTCCCTCGGCTACGGCGCCTGCCCCGACCTGGAGGACCGCGCGAAGATCGCCCAGCTCCTGGAGCCGGAGCGGATCGGCGTCCACCTCTCCGAGGAGTTCCAGCTGCACCCGGAGCAGTCCACGGACGCGATCGTGATCCACCACCCCGAGGCCAAGTACTTCAACGCGCGGTAG
- a CDS encoding glycerol-3-phosphate dehydrogenase/oxidase, with product MTTLQSVPALGTHPAYGSNPSRAETREQLSRATYDLLVIGGGILGISTAWHAAQSGLRVALVDAGDFAGATSSASSKLLHGGLRYLQTGAVKLVAENHFERRAVSRQVAPHLANPLTFYLPVYKGGPHGAAKLGAGVFAYSALSAFGDGIGHLLSPAKAAQDVPELRTENLKAVAVYGDDQMNDARMALMTVRAAVDAGAVVLNHAEVTGLRFTKGRVTGAELRDRLSGDEFGVDARLVLNATGPWVDHLRRMEDPNAAPSIRLSKGVHLVLKRTSPWKAALATPIDKYRITFALPWEDMLLLGTTDEEFEGDPAEVSVNEKDIAQILDEAAFSVRDQQLRRELITYSFAGLRVLPGGPGDTAKAKRETVVTEGKGGMLSVAGGKWTTFRHIGRTVMQKLESLPGHPLGDDFEPISSLPKKLPLPGIANPRAVAHRLVVDGPAPGPRMAPDTAKHLATHYGSLAFDIARLANDNPELGERVHPDAPEIWAQVVYARDHEWAETVDDVLRRRTTLTIRGLATDEVRGKVQDLLDNK from the coding sequence ATGACCACCCTGCAGAGTGTTCCGGCTCTGGGGACCCACCCGGCCTACGGCTCCAACCCGAGCCGTGCCGAGACCCGCGAGCAGTTGTCCAGGGCGACCTACGACCTCCTGGTGATCGGCGGCGGGATCCTGGGCATCTCCACGGCCTGGCATGCCGCGCAGTCGGGCCTCAGGGTGGCGCTGGTGGACGCCGGCGACTTCGCCGGCGCCACCTCCTCCGCCTCCTCCAAGCTGCTCCACGGCGGTCTGCGCTACCTGCAGACCGGCGCGGTGAAGCTGGTGGCGGAGAACCACTTCGAGCGCCGTGCGGTCTCCCGTCAGGTGGCCCCCCACCTGGCGAACCCGCTCACGTTCTACCTCCCCGTGTACAAGGGCGGGCCGCACGGCGCGGCGAAGCTCGGAGCGGGCGTGTTCGCCTACTCCGCGCTGTCGGCGTTCGGCGACGGCATAGGCCACCTGCTGTCGCCGGCCAAGGCGGCGCAGGACGTGCCGGAGCTGCGCACCGAGAACCTGAAGGCCGTGGCCGTCTACGGCGACGACCAGATGAACGACGCGCGCATGGCGCTGATGACGGTCCGTGCGGCCGTCGACGCGGGCGCCGTCGTCCTCAACCACGCCGAGGTCACCGGCCTCAGGTTCACCAAGGGCCGGGTCACCGGCGCCGAGCTGCGCGACCGGCTCTCGGGCGACGAGTTCGGTGTGGACGCGCGGCTGGTGCTGAACGCGACCGGGCCGTGGGTCGACCACCTGCGCCGTATGGAGGACCCGAACGCGGCGCCCTCCATCCGGCTGTCCAAGGGCGTGCACCTGGTACTCAAGCGCACCTCCCCCTGGAAGGCGGCGCTGGCGACGCCGATCGACAAGTACCGGATCACCTTCGCCCTCCCGTGGGAGGACATGCTGCTGCTCGGCACGACCGACGAGGAGTTCGAGGGCGACCCGGCCGAGGTGTCGGTCAACGAGAAGGACATCGCCCAGATCCTGGACGAGGCCGCCTTCTCGGTCCGCGACCAGCAGCTGCGGCGGGAGCTGATCACCTACTCGTTCGCCGGCCTCAGGGTGCTGCCGGGCGGTCCCGGCGACACCGCCAAGGCCAAGCGGGAGACGGTGGTGACCGAGGGCAAGGGCGGCATGCTGTCCGTCGCGGGCGGCAAGTGGACGACGTTCCGGCACATCGGCCGTACGGTCATGCAGAAGCTGGAGTCGCTGCCGGGTCACCCGCTGGGCGACGACTTCGAGCCGATCTCCTCGCTGCCGAAGAAGCTGCCGCTGCCGGGCATCGCCAACCCGCGCGCGGTCGCGCACCGGCTCGTCGTGGACGGCCCGGCGCCCGGCCCGCGCATGGCGCCCGACACGGCCAAGCACCTGGCGACCCACTACGGTTCGCTGGCCTTCGACATCGCACGGCTGGCCAACGACAATCCGGAGCTGGGCGAGCGCGTCCACCCGGACGCCCCGGAGATCTGGGCGCAGGTCGTCTACGCCCGGGACCACGAGTGGGCCGAGACGGTGGACGACGTGCTGCGCCGCCGCACCACCCTGACGATCCGCGGCCTGGCCACGGACGAGGTGCGCGGCAAGGTGCAGGACCTGCTCGACAACAAGTAG